From a single Aurantiacibacter gangjinensis genomic region:
- the acnA gene encoding aconitate hydratase AcnA — MTQVGSNSLGTRKTLDVNGKTYAYYSLKAAAEKYGSVDKLPFSMKVLLENMLRFEDEGFTVGEEHVKAVANWADNPVTGKEIQYRPARVLLQDFTGVPCVVDLAAMRDAIGKLGGDTAKINPQVPVNLVIDHSVMVDEFGHPQAFEANKALEYERNAERYDFLKWGAKSLQNFYAVPPGTGICHQVNLEHIAKAVWSSEDQNGELVAYPDTCVGTDSHTTMINGLGVLGWGVGGIEAEAAMLGQPISMLIPEVVGFRLEGRMAEGVTATDLVLTCVQMLREHGVVGRFVEFYGPGVANLSLADRATIANMAPEYGATCGFFGIDDKTIDYLRLTGRSEEDIALVEAYAREQGMWFTPENEPVFSSTLQLDMDKVVPSLAGPKRPQDKVALPDVDELFNGELKTIYKKDAPERVDVDGKDHDVGDGDVVIAAITSCTNTSNPDVLIAAGLVAKKAREKGLAPKPWVKTSLAPGSQVVTDYLEKSGLQDDLDAIGFDLVGYGCTTCIGNSGPLAPPISKAINENDLVAASVLSGNRNFEGRVSPDVRANFLASPPLVVAYALQGTVTTDITTTPLGQDQQGNDVMLADIWPTNQEIAEHRAANIDRQMFETRYADVYKGDADWQAIQVEASDTYSWNPTSTYVANPPYFEGMGMEPAPVTDIVGAKPLAVLGDSVTTDHISPAGSIKEDSPAGEYLVSHQVAKKDFNSYGSRRGNHEVMMRGTFANIRIRNEMVPGVEGGYTSYNGEQMPIYDAAMKHKEDGTPLVVIGGKEYGTGSSRDWAAKGTILLGVRAVIVESYERIHRSNLIGMGVLPLQFKEGQGRKELNLTGEDSFTIKGLADLTPGQDVEVEVTRADGSSETFTALCRIDTANEMEYYRNGGILHYVLRKLAA, encoded by the coding sequence ATGACCCAGGTCGGCTCCAACTCGCTCGGCACCCGCAAGACGCTCGATGTAAACGGCAAGACCTATGCCTATTACTCGCTGAAAGCCGCGGCAGAAAAGTATGGCAGCGTCGACAAGCTGCCTTTCAGCATGAAAGTGCTGCTGGAGAACATGCTGCGCTTCGAGGATGAAGGCTTCACCGTGGGTGAGGAGCACGTGAAGGCCGTTGCAAACTGGGCCGACAATCCCGTGACCGGGAAAGAAATCCAGTATCGCCCTGCCCGCGTGCTTTTGCAGGATTTCACCGGCGTGCCCTGCGTGGTGGACCTTGCCGCCATGCGTGATGCCATCGGCAAGCTGGGCGGCGATACCGCAAAGATCAATCCGCAAGTGCCTGTGAACCTCGTGATCGACCACTCGGTGATGGTGGACGAATTCGGCCACCCGCAGGCTTTCGAAGCGAACAAGGCCCTTGAGTACGAGCGCAATGCGGAGCGTTACGACTTCCTCAAATGGGGCGCGAAGAGCCTGCAGAACTTCTACGCCGTGCCCCCGGGCACCGGCATTTGCCACCAGGTGAACCTGGAGCACATCGCCAAAGCGGTATGGTCCAGCGAAGACCAGAATGGCGAGCTCGTCGCCTATCCCGACACCTGCGTCGGTACGGATAGCCACACAACCATGATCAACGGCCTTGGCGTGTTGGGCTGGGGCGTGGGAGGTATCGAAGCCGAAGCCGCGATGCTCGGCCAGCCGATTTCCATGCTGATCCCCGAAGTTGTGGGCTTCCGCCTCGAAGGCCGCATGGCCGAAGGCGTAACCGCGACCGACCTCGTGCTGACCTGCGTGCAGATGCTGCGTGAGCATGGCGTGGTAGGCCGCTTCGTCGAGTTTTACGGGCCGGGCGTCGCCAATCTCTCGCTCGCCGACCGTGCGACCATCGCCAATATGGCGCCGGAATATGGCGCGACCTGCGGCTTTTTCGGCATCGACGACAAGACGATCGACTATCTGCGCCTCACCGGCCGCAGCGAAGAGGATATCGCGCTGGTCGAAGCCTATGCCCGCGAACAGGGCATGTGGTTTACGCCGGAGAACGAGCCGGTATTCTCGAGCACTCTCCAGCTCGATATGGACAAGGTCGTCCCCAGCCTCGCCGGCCCCAAGCGCCCGCAGGACAAGGTCGCTCTCCCCGATGTCGACGAATTGTTCAACGGCGAACTCAAGACCATCTACAAGAAGGACGCGCCCGAGCGGGTGGATGTCGATGGCAAGGATCACGATGTCGGCGATGGCGATGTGGTGATCGCGGCCATCACCAGTTGCACCAACACCTCCAACCCCGATGTGCTGATCGCCGCCGGCCTTGTCGCCAAGAAGGCGCGCGAAAAGGGCCTTGCGCCCAAGCCATGGGTCAAGACCAGCCTCGCCCCCGGATCGCAGGTGGTCACCGACTATCTGGAGAAGAGCGGCCTGCAGGACGATCTCGATGCTATCGGCTTCGACCTCGTCGGCTATGGCTGCACCACCTGCATCGGCAATTCCGGCCCGCTCGCCCCGCCGATCAGCAAGGCGATCAACGAAAACGATCTCGTCGCCGCCAGCGTGCTGTCTGGCAATCGCAATTTTGAAGGCCGCGTCTCGCCCGATGTGCGCGCGAACTTCCTCGCCAGCCCGCCGTTGGTTGTGGCGTATGCTTTGCAAGGCACGGTAACGACAGACATCACCACCACCCCGCTTGGCCAGGACCAGCAGGGCAATGACGTGATGCTGGCCGATATCTGGCCGACCAATCAGGAAATTGCCGAGCACCGCGCCGCCAATATCGACCGGCAGATGTTCGAAACCCGCTATGCGGATGTGTATAAGGGCGATGCCGACTGGCAGGCCATCCAGGTCGAGGCGAGCGACACCTATAGCTGGAACCCCACCAGCACATACGTCGCCAATCCGCCCTATTTCGAAGGCATGGGCATGGAGCCGGCACCGGTGACCGACATCGTCGGTGCGAAGCCGCTCGCCGTTCTGGGCGACAGCGTGACGACCGACCACATCAGCCCGGCAGGCTCGATCAAGGAAGACAGTCCCGCAGGCGAATATCTCGTCAGCCACCAGGTCGCGAAGAAGGACTTCAATTCCTACGGCAGCCGCCGCGGCAATCACGAAGTGATGATGCGCGGCACCTTCGCCAATATCCGCATCCGCAACGAGATGGTGCCGGGCGTGGAAGGTGGCTACACCAGCTATAATGGCGAGCAGATGCCGATCTACGATGCCGCCATGAAGCACAAGGAAGACGGCACACCGCTGGTCGTGATCGGCGGCAAGGAATACGGCACCGGCTCCAGCCGCGACTGGGCAGCCAAGGGCACCATCTTGCTGGGTGTGCGCGCCGTAATCGTGGAAAGCTATGAGCGTATCCACCGCTCCAACCTGATCGGCATGGGCGTGCTGCCGTTGCAGTTCAAGGAAGGGCAGGGTCGCAAGGAGCTGAACCTGACAGGCGAGGACAGCTTCACCATTAAGGGTCTTGCCGACCTGACGCCGGGCCAGGATGTGGAAGTCGAGGTGACCCGCGCAGACGGTTCGAGCGAGACCTTCACCGCCCTCTGCCGCATCGATACCGCAAACGAGATGGAGTATTACCGCAATGGCGGCATCCTCCATTACGTACTGCGCAAGCTGGCGGCTTAG
- a CDS encoding DMT family transporter, with protein MEPSPRLIWPFLTAIAAVACLSLMDALMKEASLAAGVFSASLLRSAFATALVAPIWLARDPRWPRGQVMRLHIERGIISALMALSFFFALTKLPIAEAIAISFVAPLIALYFAHALLGEDIVPSAVGASILGLAGTLVIVWGRLGRADFSADTAIGLASLAFSALLYAYNFVVIRKQSQLAGPVEIATFHAGIGALVQALAAPFFFTLPGTEMLGIIGISALLTVAAAMAIAWAYARAEAQVLVPVEYTGFLWAALFGWLFFREEVTVPTMIGVVVIVVACWIAAPKAKRAPATENANL; from the coding sequence ATGGAGCCATCGCCTCGCCTGATCTGGCCATTTCTCACCGCGATTGCGGCTGTAGCCTGCCTGTCGCTGATGGACGCGCTGATGAAAGAGGCTTCGCTGGCAGCGGGCGTTTTCTCCGCATCGCTGCTCCGCTCCGCCTTCGCCACTGCCTTGGTCGCGCCAATCTGGCTGGCGCGCGACCCGCGATGGCCGCGCGGCCAAGTGATGCGCCTGCATATAGAGCGCGGCATAATCTCCGCGCTGATGGCTCTCAGCTTCTTTTTCGCGCTCACCAAGCTGCCGATAGCCGAGGCGATTGCAATCAGCTTCGTCGCCCCGCTCATCGCGCTCTATTTCGCTCACGCGCTGCTGGGAGAGGACATCGTGCCCAGTGCCGTAGGTGCCTCGATCCTCGGCCTTGCCGGAACGCTGGTGATCGTGTGGGGACGGCTGGGACGCGCGGATTTCAGCGCCGATACGGCCATTGGCCTCGCCTCGCTTGCCTTTTCCGCGCTGCTCTACGCCTACAATTTCGTGGTCATTCGCAAGCAGTCCCAACTGGCCGGCCCTGTCGAGATCGCGACCTTTCATGCTGGCATCGGTGCGCTGGTCCAGGCACTGGCCGCGCCGTTCTTCTTCACCCTGCCCGGTACCGAAATGCTGGGCATAATCGGGATTTCCGCGCTGCTGACTGTGGCCGCCGCCATGGCCATCGCCTGGGCGTATGCCCGGGCGGAGGCGCAGGTACTGGTACCTGTCGAATATACAGGCTTCCTCTGGGCAGCGCTGTTCGGATGGCTGTTTTTCCGCGAGGAAGTGACGGTGCCGACAATGATCGGCGTGGTGGTCATCGTCGTCGCCTGCTGGATTGCAGCGCCGAAGGCCAAGCGCGCTCCGGCAACGGAGAATGCCAACCTCTAG
- a CDS encoding L,D-transpeptidase family protein codes for MINIGSIRRDLCAALAAAGVLAASATPAMAQVLEQQDPLAGEDAAQVTLTPDFQTQEVVQEDNRPPAVQEWTGPQADALKSVLQNIGSEGLDPADYRIGALEGAMLSGDRDGLNYVASEQFRWLVEDLRDGRTPMEARRQWFVVDPDPDLLPSNELMAQVLESGDIRSIVDILAPVHADYAALRDALAATPAGDTEARRMIRANMDRWRWLPRDLGGQYLLTNVPEYQLRLMVNGRIINTYRTIVGAPGRTATPQMMETVEGVVFNPTWTVPQSIVRGEGLGERVLNNPQWARRNGYRATRGANGWITVVQQPGPQNSLGRMKLDMPNAHAIFLHDTPARNLFDSSNRARSHGCVRVERALELAMTVAILGQGATRDEAVAISTSGEYTRVPVERTMPVYITYFTMGVDVDGNLRSYNDIYNRDAPVLAALDAPRVDNRARETDEEAVELIDDIRTTAT; via the coding sequence ATGATTAATATCGGTTCGATTCGCCGCGACCTTTGCGCCGCGCTCGCTGCTGCCGGAGTGCTGGCAGCCTCCGCTACGCCCGCCATGGCGCAGGTGCTGGAGCAGCAGGATCCGCTGGCAGGCGAAGATGCCGCGCAGGTCACCCTGACACCCGATTTCCAGACGCAGGAAGTGGTGCAGGAGGATAACCGTCCTCCCGCTGTGCAGGAATGGACCGGCCCGCAGGCCGATGCGCTGAAGAGCGTACTGCAAAACATCGGCAGTGAAGGTCTGGACCCTGCCGATTATCGTATCGGCGCACTGGAAGGCGCTATGCTGTCCGGCGACCGCGACGGGTTGAACTACGTGGCGAGCGAGCAATTCCGCTGGCTGGTCGAGGATTTGCGCGACGGCCGGACCCCGATGGAAGCACGGCGCCAATGGTTCGTCGTGGATCCGGACCCGGATTTGCTGCCCAGCAACGAGTTGATGGCGCAGGTGCTGGAAAGCGGCGACATTCGCAGTATCGTCGATATCCTTGCTCCGGTACATGCGGATTACGCCGCACTTCGCGATGCGCTGGCCGCAACGCCGGCCGGTGACACCGAAGCGCGGCGCATGATCCGCGCGAACATGGATCGCTGGCGCTGGCTGCCGCGCGATCTTGGCGGGCAATATCTCCTCACCAACGTGCCGGAATACCAGCTGCGGCTGATGGTGAACGGGCGCATCATCAACACCTATCGCACCATCGTCGGCGCGCCGGGCCGCACGGCCACGCCGCAGATGATGGAGACGGTGGAAGGCGTCGTCTTCAACCCGACATGGACGGTGCCGCAAAGCATCGTGCGCGGCGAGGGGCTGGGCGAGCGCGTGCTGAACAATCCACAATGGGCGCGCCGCAATGGCTATCGCGCCACGCGCGGCGCCAATGGCTGGATCACCGTCGTGCAGCAGCCGGGTCCGCAAAACTCGCTCGGTCGGATGAAGTTGGACATGCCCAATGCCCATGCGATCTTTCTCCATGATACGCCTGCCCGCAATTTGTTCGACAGCAGCAACCGTGCGCGCAGCCATGGCTGTGTGCGGGTGGAGCGCGCGCTGGAACTGGCGATGACCGTGGCGATCCTCGGCCAAGGCGCAACGCGGGACGAGGCCGTGGCGATCTCGACCAGCGGCGAATATACGCGCGTGCCGGTGGAACGGACGATGCCCGTTTACATCACCTATTTCACCATGGGCGTGGACGTCGACGGAAACCTGCGCAGCTATAACGACATCTACAATCGCGATGCGCCGGTGCTGGCCGCGCTGGACGCGCCGCGTGTCGACAATCGGGCGCGTGAAACGGATGAAGAAGCTGTCGAGCTGATCGACGACATCCGCACTACGGCGACCTGA
- a CDS encoding murein L,D-transpeptidase catalytic domain-containing protein → MDRRSFLTGSAATAATIAADPRRVFAMPMPDRRTTRLLDVARAQVDRVGGALWHRDLVGIADFGLHSSMPRFHFVNLEAGTAESILVSHGSGSDPEHDGWLNAYSNRHDSWASSRGAYITWNWYEGRFGTSVRLGGLDATNSQAYPRAIVMHAANYSTPEHVARWGRLGRSNGCFAFGPETFRQALSRLRGGRLLFADTLGIGADGETIARPFQPDVDFDAAIAERRASGNLESTDPDFLAAQQAAGVGDDIAPTSTVSDAPRE, encoded by the coding sequence ATGGATAGACGCAGTTTCCTGACAGGCAGCGCGGCGACGGCGGCTACAATCGCCGCGGACCCGCGGCGCGTGTTCGCCATGCCCATGCCGGACAGGCGGACAACCCGCTTGCTGGATGTTGCCCGCGCCCAGGTGGATCGGGTCGGCGGCGCGCTATGGCACCGCGATCTGGTCGGGATCGCCGACTTCGGGCTGCATTCCAGCATGCCGCGCTTCCATTTCGTCAATCTTGAAGCGGGCACGGCAGAGAGCATTCTGGTCAGCCATGGAAGCGGGTCCGACCCGGAGCATGATGGCTGGCTCAATGCCTATTCCAACCGGCACGATAGCTGGGCGTCCAGCCGCGGCGCATACATTACCTGGAACTGGTATGAAGGACGCTTCGGCACGTCGGTGCGGCTGGGCGGGTTAGATGCTACGAATTCGCAAGCCTATCCGCGCGCCATCGTGATGCATGCGGCAAACTATTCCACACCCGAGCATGTGGCGCGCTGGGGGCGGCTCGGCCGTTCCAATGGCTGCTTCGCCTTCGGGCCGGAAACCTTCCGGCAGGCGCTCAGCCGGCTTCGCGGTGGGCGACTGCTGTTCGCCGATACGCTGGGCATTGGCGCCGATGGCGAGACAATCGCGCGACCTTTCCAGCCCGATGTCGATTTCGATGCCGCGATCGCCGAGCGGCGCGCATCCGGCAATCTCGAAAGCACCGATCCGGATTTCCTCGCCGCGCAGCAAGCTGCGGGCGTCGGCGACGATATCGCTCCCACCTCCACCGTAAGCGACGCTCCGCGCGAATAG
- a CDS encoding retropepsin-like aspartic protease family protein yields the protein MRLPIACVLIAGGAIALTMPLGEAEMAMSGEMEAKGDGVTLGAVQSATGPSGWGGEVTLSREYDGHFYADVYVDGVPSRMLVDTGASVIALTGDDAHAMGIYWDDAEVMPVAQGASGTVYGVRAHLPRVRVGEFEATNVEAIIVPQGLGISLLGQSFLSTIGDVRIADDRMVLGSR from the coding sequence ATGCGACTTCCTATTGCCTGCGTGCTGATCGCCGGCGGCGCAATCGCGCTCACCATGCCGCTGGGCGAGGCGGAAATGGCGATGTCCGGCGAAATGGAAGCCAAGGGCGACGGTGTCACGCTGGGGGCAGTGCAAAGCGCCACCGGCCCATCGGGCTGGGGCGGCGAAGTCACGCTATCGCGCGAATATGACGGGCATTTCTACGCCGATGTCTATGTCGACGGGGTGCCTTCACGCATGTTGGTGGATACCGGCGCCAGCGTGATCGCGCTGACCGGCGACGATGCCCACGCGATGGGCATTTACTGGGACGATGCCGAGGTTATGCCGGTGGCACAGGGGGCCAGCGGCACGGTCTATGGCGTGCGCGCCCATTTGCCGCGTGTGCGGGTTGGCGAGTTCGAAGCGACCAATGTGGAAGCCATCATCGTGCCGCAGGGGCTCGGCATTTCGCTGCTCGGCCAGTCCTTCCTCAGCACGATCGGCGATGTGCGCATAGCGGATGACCGGATGGTGCTGGGCAGCCGCTGA
- a CDS encoding histone deacetylase, whose protein sequence is MLHVVHHVDYMAPQPTRGTFKFDKYQLVMVALRESGQPITEHAPEPMPRAWLEAVHCPDYVEQVFTASVPREKERRIGFPVTDRIASRVRHTNGGTWLAAQLAMQHGYAANSAAGSHHALHDTGAGYCVFNDLAVASNRLIAEGDAKRVLIVDLDVHQGDGTASLTAGREDIFTLSLHAEKNFPARKARSTLDIPLADGTDDAGFMEALSAHLPTVIDEFQPDIVLYQAGVDPHEHDKLGRLALSDAGLQVRDRYVVAEARRRGLPIASALGGGYSADQREVAERHAASMLAMADENRLYPALRPRR, encoded by the coding sequence ATGCTCCACGTCGTCCACCATGTCGATTACATGGCACCGCAGCCCACGCGCGGCACCTTCAAGTTCGACAAATACCAATTGGTCATGGTCGCGCTGCGCGAGAGCGGGCAGCCGATCACCGAACATGCACCCGAGCCCATGCCGCGCGCATGGCTGGAGGCGGTGCATTGTCCCGATTATGTGGAGCAGGTCTTCACAGCCAGCGTGCCGCGCGAGAAGGAGCGGCGGATCGGCTTTCCCGTCACCGACCGCATCGCCAGCCGCGTGCGCCATACAAATGGCGGCACCTGGCTTGCCGCACAGCTGGCGATGCAGCACGGCTACGCTGCCAATAGCGCGGCGGGCAGCCATCACGCGCTGCACGACACGGGCGCAGGCTATTGCGTATTCAACGATCTTGCCGTTGCATCCAATCGACTGATTGCCGAGGGCGATGCCAAGCGGGTCCTGATCGTCGATCTCGATGTGCATCAGGGCGACGGCACCGCAAGCCTCACGGCAGGCCGGGAGGACATTTTTACTCTGTCGCTGCATGCGGAAAAGAATTTTCCAGCGCGTAAGGCGCGCTCCACGCTCGACATACCGCTGGCCGATGGCACGGATGATGCGGGCTTCATGGAAGCGTTGTCGGCGCATCTTCCGACAGTAATCGACGAGTTCCAGCCGGATATCGTGCTCTACCAGGCAGGCGTCGACCCGCACGAACACGATAAGCTAGGCCGCCTGGCGCTCAGCGATGCCGGATTGCAAGTGCGCGATCGCTACGTTGTGGCCGAAGCGCGGCGGCGCGGCCTACCCATCGCCAGCGCGCTTGGCGGCGGATATAGCGCAGATCAGCGCGAAGTCGCCGAGCGCCATGCCGCATCCATGCTCGCCATGGCCGATGAGAACCGCCTTTACCCCGCGCTAAGACCTCGCCGCTAA
- a CDS encoding thioredoxin family protein, with protein sequence MLRGTGVKSAMRSALVPLFLVLSACAHSGDAGLASADNHHPAYPEATSYDVSSDAMAEVDAALARSAANDTRVLLVMGANWCHDSRALAGWLGTPRFDAMIAENYELVFVNIGMPQTGDGHNLEIARRFGLDDLPGSPNVLVLTPAGELVNADTATTWRNAASRSDDAIFEELQSLADRII encoded by the coding sequence ATGCTGCGCGGGACCGGCGTTAAGAGCGCCATGCGGTCGGCGTTGGTCCCGCTTTTCCTCGTGCTATCGGCCTGCGCCCACTCCGGTGATGCCGGGTTGGCGTCTGCCGACAACCACCATCCGGCTTATCCCGAAGCCACCAGCTACGACGTATCATCTGATGCAATGGCGGAGGTCGATGCTGCCCTCGCCCGCTCCGCTGCGAACGACACGCGCGTGCTGCTGGTCATGGGCGCGAACTGGTGCCACGATAGCCGCGCTCTGGCAGGCTGGCTCGGCACGCCGCGCTTCGACGCCATGATTGCCGAGAACTACGAGCTGGTTTTCGTCAATATCGGCATGCCGCAAACGGGCGACGGCCATAATCTGGAGATTGCACGCAGGTTCGGCCTGGATGACTTGCCGGGCTCTCCCAACGTGCTGGTCCTGACGCCAGCTGGCGAATTGGTGAACGCCGACACCGCCACCACCTGGCGCAATGCTGCCAGCCGCAGCGATGATGCGATTTTCGAAGAGTTGCAGAGTCTGGCTGACCGCATCATCTGA
- the ispG gene encoding flavodoxin-dependent (E)-4-hydroxy-3-methylbut-2-enyl-diphosphate synthase, whose amino-acid sequence MSSVRPWRDIERRECRQIMVGNVPVGGDAPITVQTMTNTPTEDVSATIDQIRRCEDVGADIIRVSCPTKEATEHFDKITRAANVPIVADIHFHYKRALEAADKGAACLRINPGNIGSSDRVAEVVRAAKANGCAIRIGVNAGSLEKDLLEKYGEPCPEALIESALDHIKLLQDHDFHEYKVAVKASDVFLAVAAYHGLAETVDCPLHLGITEAGGLIGGTVKSSIGIGSLLWAGIGDTIRVSLSAEPEEEVKVGFEMLKALGLRTRGVRVVSCPSCSRQGFDVIRTVEALEKRLEHIKTPMSLSVLGCVVNGPGEARETDIGITGGGAGKHMVYLSGVTDHHVESDAMLDHIVKLVEEKAAAIDAGEAIAFDPHAEAAE is encoded by the coding sequence ATGTCTTCCGTACGCCCTTGGCGCGATATCGAACGCCGCGAGTGCCGCCAGATCATGGTCGGCAATGTCCCTGTTGGCGGGGATGCCCCGATCACCGTGCAAACGATGACGAACACTCCCACAGAGGACGTGTCCGCCACGATCGACCAGATCCGCCGCTGCGAGGATGTGGGCGCGGATATCATTCGCGTGTCCTGTCCCACGAAAGAGGCGACCGAGCATTTCGACAAGATCACCCGCGCGGCGAACGTGCCCATCGTCGCCGACATCCATTTTCACTACAAGCGCGCACTGGAAGCGGCGGACAAGGGCGCGGCTTGCCTGCGGATCAATCCCGGCAATATCGGCAGCAGCGACCGCGTGGCCGAAGTGGTTCGCGCGGCCAAGGCCAATGGCTGCGCGATCCGCATCGGCGTGAATGCCGGTAGCCTGGAAAAGGACTTGCTCGAGAAATACGGCGAGCCCTGCCCAGAAGCGCTGATCGAAAGCGCGCTCGACCATATCAAGCTGCTGCAGGATCACGACTTCCATGAATACAAGGTGGCGGTGAAGGCGAGCGACGTGTTCCTTGCCGTTGCAGCCTATCATGGCCTTGCCGAAACGGTCGATTGCCCGCTGCACCTCGGCATTACCGAGGCGGGCGGTCTGATCGGCGGGACCGTCAAGTCCTCCATCGGCATCGGCAGCCTGCTCTGGGCGGGGATTGGCGACACGATCCGCGTGTCCCTTTCTGCCGAGCCGGAGGAAGAGGTGAAAGTGGGCTTCGAAATGCTCAAGGCGCTGGGCCTGCGCACGCGCGGTGTGCGTGTCGTCTCCTGCCCCAGCTGCTCGCGCCAGGGCTTCGACGTAATCCGCACGGTGGAAGCGCTGGAAAAGCGACTGGAGCATATCAAGACGCCGATGAGCCTCTCTGTGCTGGGCTGCGTGGTCAATGGCCCGGGCGAAGCGCGCGAGACCGATATCGGCATTACCGGCGGCGGGGCGGGCAAACACATGGTCTATCTCTCCGGCGTGACCGATCACCATGTGGAGAGCGACGCCATGCTCGATCACATCGTGAAGCTGGTGGAAGAAAAGGCCGCAGCGATCGACGCGGGCGAGGCGATTGCCTTCGATCCTCATGCCGAGGCCGCCGAATAG
- a CDS encoding zinc transporter ZntB: protein MHQTDDARLDGPLLFGRVLDGRGGGRRIGWEEAQSWQPQAPGEVLWLHLCRTESGVQNWLESLGIPEPTAELLVSDETRPRAFREGTALVATLRGINFNPGAEPEDMVAMQLWCDGPRLFTLRRQRLQSPRDVLAMIDRGSGPVDAGRVITELVEALINRMNASIVDMNAAIDDMEERGTESDTEAAITRIANIRRNSLALQRHMAPQHEALEIIARTAPAWFEDDDKREIAESIDRLRRYLEDINISKESAVVLQDDIRARALARSERTNYLLTIVAAIFLPLGFITGLLGINVGGMPGVDDGDAFWIVVGLCGVILTLQLALFWRWKWL from the coding sequence ATGCACCAGACAGACGATGCGAGGCTGGACGGGCCGCTGCTGTTCGGCAGGGTGCTGGACGGGCGGGGCGGCGGACGCAGGATCGGTTGGGAAGAGGCGCAAAGCTGGCAGCCGCAGGCTCCCGGCGAAGTGCTCTGGCTGCATCTGTGCCGCACCGAAAGCGGCGTGCAGAATTGGCTCGAAAGCCTCGGCATTCCCGAACCGACCGCCGAATTGCTGGTAAGTGACGAGACCCGCCCGCGCGCTTTTCGCGAAGGCACTGCATTGGTCGCAACGCTACGGGGCATCAATTTCAATCCCGGGGCCGAGCCGGAGGATATGGTCGCCATGCAGCTGTGGTGTGATGGTCCGCGACTCTTCACCCTGCGCCGCCAGCGCCTGCAAAGCCCGCGCGACGTGCTCGCCATGATTGACCGCGGTAGCGGACCGGTGGATGCAGGACGCGTTATCACCGAGCTGGTCGAGGCGCTCATCAACCGCATGAATGCCAGCATCGTCGATATGAACGCGGCAATCGACGACATGGAAGAACGCGGCACCGAAAGCGATACCGAAGCCGCCATCACGCGCATCGCCAATATCCGCCGCAATTCGCTCGCGCTGCAGCGACATATGGCCCCGCAGCACGAGGCGCTGGAGATCATCGCGCGCACAGCACCCGCATGGTTCGAGGATGACGACAAGCGTGAGATTGCCGAGAGCATCGACCGCCTGCGACGCTATCTGGAAGATATCAACATCTCGAAGGAAAGCGCCGTCGTCTTACAGGACGATATCCGCGCCCGGGCACTCGCGCGCTCGGAACGCACCAATTACCTGCTGACCATCGTGGCGGCGATTTTCCTGCCGCTCGGCTTCATCACCGGGTTGCTGGGCATCAATGTCGGCGGAATGCCGGGCGTCGACGATGGCGATGCGTTCTGGATCGTCGTGGGTTTGTGTGGCGTGATCCTGACTCTCCAGCTCGCGCTCTTCTGGCGGTGGAAATGGCTATGA